From a region of the Pukyongiella litopenaei genome:
- a CDS encoding TetR/AcrR family transcriptional regulator produces MRIFAERGGTVIGVSDLAREAGVARGTIYNNIPDPSDLFVPVCDMVAAEFRESMGLACAHMDDPAEKISASIRLSIRRVHDEPHWGRFIARYAMLEPKLGSFWAEMPAVELRRGLASGRFRFQPDQVASITATAGGGTFGAMTLVLNGHRTWRQAGDDAAEIILRGIGIEPAEARAITQNELEPLPRMTAFNAA; encoded by the coding sequence ATGCGCATTTTTGCCGAACGCGGCGGCACGGTCATTGGCGTCAGCGACCTGGCGCGCGAAGCGGGCGTGGCGCGCGGCACCATCTACAACAACATCCCGGACCCATCCGACCTGTTCGTTCCGGTCTGCGACATGGTCGCGGCCGAGTTTCGCGAGTCGATGGGCCTCGCCTGCGCCCATATGGACGACCCGGCGGAAAAGATCTCCGCATCGATCCGGCTCAGCATCCGGCGCGTCCACGATGAACCGCACTGGGGGCGCTTCATCGCGCGCTATGCCATGCTGGAGCCGAAGCTCGGGAGCTTCTGGGCCGAGATGCCCGCCGTCGAACTCCGCCGGGGGCTCGCCTCGGGACGGTTTCGGTTTCAGCCCGATCAGGTCGCGTCGATCACGGCCACGGCGGGCGGGGGAACCTTCGGTGCGATGACGCTGGTTCTCAACGGCCATCGAACATGGCGGCAGGCCGGTGACGATGCCGCGGAAATCATCCTGCGCGGCATCGGGATCGAACCCGCCGAAGCCCGCGCGATCACCCAGAACGAACTGGAGCCCCTGCCCCGTATGACCGCATTCAACGCGGCCTGA
- a CDS encoding branched-chain amino acid ABC transporter permease, with protein sequence MTEILQLLIGGVASGCVYGLVALGFVLIYKASEGVNFAQGDMMMLGAFVALTLGNSGQLGLPFVVAVPMAMIIMFMLGWGVERIVVRRLFGQPQFALVILTIALGFVFRFVAGLIWGYTPLVLETPFAGKNLSAGGVVVGLADLTAIVVTIILTLLLWAFFAFTRYGLAAQAASQNQMAAYIVGVPVMRVNSMIWGLSGAVATVAGILYATRGAIDPNIGLLGIKAFAAAVIGGLGSLPGALLGGLIIGVVEAYAGRYAPGEFAQMSPYMIMLIVLVARPGGLFGQIQMKKV encoded by the coding sequence ATGACGGAAATCCTGCAGCTTCTGATCGGTGGGGTGGCCAGCGGCTGCGTCTATGGCCTGGTCGCGCTGGGCTTCGTGCTGATCTACAAGGCGAGCGAGGGCGTAAACTTCGCGCAGGGCGACATGATGATGCTGGGGGCGTTCGTGGCGCTCACGCTGGGCAACTCCGGTCAGCTGGGGTTGCCCTTTGTCGTCGCGGTCCCGATGGCCATGATCATCATGTTCATGCTGGGCTGGGGCGTCGAGCGCATCGTGGTCCGTCGCCTCTTTGGCCAGCCTCAATTCGCGCTGGTCATCCTGACCATCGCCCTGGGGTTCGTGTTCCGTTTCGTTGCGGGGCTGATCTGGGGCTACACGCCGCTGGTGCTCGAAACCCCCTTTGCCGGAAAAAACCTTTCGGCGGGCGGCGTGGTCGTCGGGCTGGCCGATCTGACGGCCATTGTCGTGACCATCATTCTCACGCTCCTGCTGTGGGCCTTCTTTGCCTTCACGCGGTATGGGCTTGCCGCGCAGGCCGCCAGCCAGAACCAGATGGCCGCCTATATCGTCGGGGTGCCGGTCATGCGGGTCAATTCCATGATCTGGGGCCTGTCGGGCGCCGTCGCGACCGTTGCCGGAATTCTCTACGCCACCCGGGGCGCAATCGATCCCAATATCGGGCTGTTGGGCATCAAGGCCTTTGCCGCCGCCGTGATCGGCGGGCTGGGGTCCCTGCCGGGCGCCTTGCTGGGCGGGCTGATCATCGGCGTGGTCGAGGCCTATGCCGGGCGCTATGCCCCCGGCGAATTCGCCCAGATGTCCCCCTACATGATCATGCTGATCGTTCTGGTGGCCCGTCCGGGCGGGCTGTTCGGCCAGATCCAGATGAAGAAGGTCTAG
- a CDS encoding CaiB/BaiF CoA transferase family protein encodes MSGPLAGLKVIEMQGIGPVPLAGQLLADLGADVVLITRASGPADPTDINNRGKRSIALNLKAPGGIEVARTLITRADVLMEGFRPGVMERLGLGPDDCPRSLVYARMTGWGQEGPLSQTAGHDINYLGLTGFLNATGRAGDVPTPPINIAADYGGGTMFLLFGILAALYERQNSGEGQVVDAAMVDGAAALMGLVHSFIARGQWSEQREANLLDGGAPFYRTYECADGRFIAVGPLEPQFFAELVRLADLPGDHVTTQMDTGRWPERRDDYARVFSRKTRDEWAAIFDGTDACATPVLSWSEAPRHPHLAARGTFISTEGVTQSAPAPRFSRSQPETPKTPAAPGGDGEAILSETGYGAAEIAALRDAGVLA; translated from the coding sequence ATGAGCGGACCGCTTGCCGGGCTGAAAGTCATCGAAATGCAGGGAATTGGCCCGGTTCCCCTGGCCGGCCAGCTCCTTGCGGATCTCGGGGCCGATGTGGTTCTGATCACGCGTGCCTCCGGCCCGGCCGACCCCACCGACATCAACAACCGAGGCAAGCGTTCGATCGCGCTGAACCTCAAGGCCCCGGGCGGTATCGAGGTCGCAAGGACGCTGATCACGCGGGCGGACGTGCTGATGGAGGGGTTTCGCCCGGGTGTGATGGAGCGGCTGGGACTGGGGCCGGATGATTGCCCCCGCAGCCTGGTCTATGCCCGCATGACCGGCTGGGGACAGGAGGGGCCGCTGTCGCAAACCGCCGGACATGACATCAATTACCTGGGACTGACGGGGTTCCTGAACGCCACCGGCCGCGCCGGTGACGTCCCGACCCCTCCGATCAATATCGCCGCCGATTATGGTGGCGGCACCATGTTCCTGCTGTTCGGTATCCTTGCCGCTCTCTACGAACGCCAGAACTCGGGCGAGGGGCAGGTGGTCGATGCCGCCATGGTCGATGGCGCGGCGGCGCTGATGGGGCTTGTCCATTCGTTCATCGCCCGCGGCCAATGGTCGGAACAGCGCGAAGCAAACCTGCTCGATGGCGGCGCCCCTTTCTACCGGACCTATGAATGCGCCGATGGCAGGTTCATCGCCGTGGGTCCGCTCGAGCCGCAGTTCTTTGCCGAGCTTGTGCGCCTCGCCGACCTGCCCGGGGACCACGTCACCACGCAGATGGACACGGGCCGGTGGCCTGAACGCCGCGATGACTATGCGCGGGTCTTCAGCCGGAAGACGCGCGACGAATGGGCGGCGATCTTCGATGGCACGGATGCCTGCGCCACACCGGTTCTCAGCTGGTCCGAGGCGCCTCGTCACCCGCATCTGGCCGCGCGCGGCACCTTCATCTCAACCGAAGGCGTTACCCAGTCCGCCCCCGCGCCGCGTTTCAGCCGCAGCCAGCCCGAAACACCCAAGACCCCCGCCGCCCCCGGCGGCGACGGTGAAGCGATCCTTTCGGAAACCGGCTATGGCGCCGCAGAAATCGCCGCCTTGCGCGACGCGGGCGTCCTCGCCTGA
- a CDS encoding ANTAR domain-containing response regulator, whose protein sequence is MDTKLTVVVVEEDRDRAIAIVDALKDSVDCDVFVISEASGLGRKIAVHAPDIVLIDVDNPTRDMLEELTLASGPLERPVAMFVSGAAGGLAQAAIEAGVSAYVVDGLSPARIRPVMDTAIARFRMVRQMRSELAETRRALEERKVIDRAKGLLMKAKSIDEDAAYALLRKTAMNQGRRVADVAGAVVTASGLLG, encoded by the coding sequence ATGGATACGAAACTCACAGTGGTGGTGGTCGAAGAGGATCGGGATCGCGCCATCGCGATTGTCGATGCCCTGAAGGACAGCGTCGATTGCGATGTATTCGTGATCTCCGAGGCCAGTGGCCTCGGGCGCAAGATCGCGGTGCATGCGCCCGATATCGTCCTGATCGATGTCGACAACCCGACGCGCGACATGCTCGAGGAACTGACGCTCGCCTCGGGTCCGCTGGAGCGGCCGGTGGCGATGTTCGTGTCGGGCGCGGCGGGCGGGTTGGCGCAGGCCGCGATTGAAGCGGGCGTGTCGGCCTATGTGGTGGACGGCCTGTCGCCCGCGCGCATCAGGCCGGTGATGGACACCGCCATCGCACGGTTCCGCATGGTGCGCCAGATGCGCAGCGAACTGGCAGAAACGCGGCGCGCGCTGGAGGAGCGCAAGGTGATCGACCGGGCCAAGGGGCTCCTGATGAAGGCCAAAAGCATCGATGAGGATGCCGCATATGCGCTATTGCGCAAGACGGCGATGAACCAGGGTCGGCGCGTGGCGGATGTGGCCGGGGCCGTCGTCACCGCGTCGGGGCTGCTGGGATGA
- a CDS encoding ABC transporter permease, with translation MTTADPNFAATADREARRARLFTRINAADRWFRVLGLSWLTPMLRAAAGDNPRAQVRDIWRLLVVPLLAIAAFLMLWGVLAPRVQTSLGAVPGPAQVWDEAVNLHQDARAKFAKKAEFDAKVAQINERLVAQGRAPKERAYTGAPTYYEQIWTSIQTVFFGFLLATAVAVPLGILAGLSPTANAALNPLIQIFKPVSPLAWLPIVTMIVSALAATGDGLFPKSFIISAVTVTLCSLWPTLINTALGVASIDKDLVNVSKVLKMNTRTKITKLVLPSALPLIFTGLRLSLGVGWMVLIAAEMLAQNPGLGKFVWDEFQNGSSSSLARIMVAVLTIGIIGFLLDRVMYALQSLFTFTNNR, from the coding sequence ATGACCACCGCCGATCCGAATTTCGCCGCCACCGCCGACCGCGAGGCACGGCGCGCGCGGCTCTTCACCCGCATCAACGCCGCCGACAGGTGGTTCCGGGTTCTGGGGCTGAGCTGGCTCACCCCGATGCTCAGGGCTGCCGCGGGTGACAATCCGCGCGCGCAGGTCAGGGATATCTGGCGCCTGCTGGTCGTGCCGCTGCTGGCGATCGCCGCCTTTCTCATGCTCTGGGGCGTTCTGGCCCCCAGGGTGCAGACATCGCTGGGCGCCGTGCCGGGCCCTGCCCAGGTCTGGGACGAGGCGGTGAACCTGCATCAGGACGCACGGGCCAAGTTCGCCAAGAAAGCCGAGTTCGACGCCAAGGTCGCACAGATCAACGAGCGCCTGGTCGCACAAGGACGCGCGCCGAAAGAGCGGGCCTATACAGGCGCCCCCACCTATTACGAACAGATCTGGACCTCGATCCAGACCGTGTTCTTCGGGTTCCTGCTGGCCACCGCGGTCGCCGTGCCGCTGGGCATTCTGGCCGGCCTCTCGCCCACCGCGAATGCCGCGCTGAACCCCTTGATCCAGATCTTCAAGCCGGTCTCGCCCCTGGCCTGGCTGCCCATCGTCACCATGATCGTCTCGGCGCTCGCCGCCACCGGGGACGGGCTGTTCCCCAAGAGTTTCATCATCTCGGCCGTGACCGTGACGCTCTGTTCGCTCTGGCCGACGCTGATCAATACGGCGCTCGGCGTGGCGAGCATCGACAAGGATCTCGTCAATGTCTCCAAGGTGCTGAAAATGAACACCCGGACCAAGATCACCAAGCTGGTCCTGCCCTCGGCCCTGCCGTTGATCTTCACCGGGCTGCGCCTGTCGCTGGGTGTCGGCTGGATGGTGCTGATCGCGGCGGAAATGCTGGCGCAGAACCCCGGTCTGGGCAAATTCGTCTGGGACGAGTTCCAGAACGGTTCTTCGTCCAGCCTCGCCCGGATCATGGTCGCGGTGCTGACCATCGGCATTATCGGCTTTCTGCTGGACCGGGTGATGTACGCGCTGCAATCGCTCTTCACCTTCACGAACAACCGGTGA
- a CDS encoding ABC transporter substrate-binding protein: MRTVEISVAFMPLVDAAPLIVAQELGFAETEGVSLDLVAAPSWSSLRDMLAFGRVDAAHLLSPLPVAMALGLGGVSTPISAVSVLSANGNVLGVGRGLERRLRDAGYGFDFADPVKAATALAVAGNGDRDRDRNGPIIFGVPFPFSMHVELLRYWCAGTDLGETGIEIRTVPPPLMADALAAGDIDAFCVGEPWGSVAVDQGVGALILPGRSIWEFAPEKVLAVRTDWAETEPDLLGRLMRAVWRAGRWLGNPDSVGAASNILSRKTYLDVPAELIDRALSGDLTVSASGDQRRVDHFVEFHAGAASFPWRSQARWIANRLRQSHEPAGGVSLDAAAAVFRSDLYRRHLAASGADLPGASEKLEGSIRHPTAVASLNGGTILLPDRFFDGRIFDPSGVE; the protein is encoded by the coding sequence ATGAGGACCGTGGAAATCTCCGTCGCCTTCATGCCGCTCGTGGATGCGGCGCCCCTGATCGTCGCGCAGGAGCTGGGGTTTGCCGAAACCGAAGGCGTTTCGCTCGACCTCGTCGCCGCGCCGTCATGGTCGTCGCTGCGCGACATGCTGGCCTTCGGGCGGGTGGATGCGGCGCATCTCCTCTCGCCGCTGCCGGTGGCCATGGCCCTGGGGCTGGGCGGGGTCTCGACGCCGATCTCGGCGGTATCGGTCCTGTCCGCGAACGGCAACGTGCTGGGGGTCGGGCGCGGTCTGGAACGGCGGTTGCGCGATGCGGGATACGGGTTCGACTTCGCCGATCCCGTCAAGGCCGCCACCGCGCTGGCCGTGGCCGGGAACGGGGACAGGGACAGGGACAGGAACGGGCCGATCATCTTTGGCGTCCCGTTTCCCTTTTCGATGCATGTCGAGCTGCTGCGCTATTGGTGCGCCGGAACGGATCTGGGCGAAACCGGCATCGAGATTCGCACCGTTCCCCCGCCGCTCATGGCCGATGCCCTGGCCGCGGGTGACATCGACGCCTTCTGTGTCGGCGAGCCCTGGGGGTCCGTGGCGGTGGATCAGGGCGTCGGCGCGCTCATTCTGCCGGGTAGGTCCATCTGGGAATTTGCGCCGGAAAAGGTGCTGGCGGTCCGAACCGATTGGGCCGAAACGGAACCGGATCTCCTCGGCCGCCTGATGCGGGCGGTCTGGCGGGCCGGGCGATGGCTAGGCAATCCCGACAGCGTCGGCGCCGCCAGCAACATCCTGTCCCGCAAAACCTATCTGGACGTGCCGGCCGAACTGATCGACAGGGCGCTTTCCGGTGACCTGACCGTGTCGGCCAGCGGCGACCAGCGCCGCGTCGACCATTTCGTGGAGTTTCACGCAGGTGCCGCCAGTTTCCCATGGCGCAGCCAGGCCAGGTGGATCGCCAACCGGCTTCGGCAAAGCCACGAACCGGCCGGCGGGGTCTCGCTCGACGCCGCCGCCGCGGTCTTTCGCAGCGATCTCTACCGCCGCCACCTCGCGGCTTCCGGCGCCGATCTGCCCGGCGCGTCGGAGAAACTCGAAGGTTCGATTCGTCATCCGACCGCCGTCGCGTCGCTGAACGGCGGGACCATCCTGCTGCCGGACAGGTTTTTCGATGGGCGCATTTTTGACCCATCCGGTGTCGAGTGA
- a CDS encoding 3-hydroxyacyl-CoA dehydrogenase NAD-binding domain-containing protein produces the protein MEDFIYEKDANGIVTVTMDMQGQNANTMNARFEPGMRAICDRLEAEEGLAGVIFASAKPTFFAGGDLNDILATETADEATFAHVEANKAVYRRLEKLPVPVVSAINGAALGGGYELCLACNHRIVVTDPRAVVGLPEVTLGLLPGAGGVVRLTAKLGLEKALPFLLEGKQVRPDAALAAGLVDEIVADRDQLVPAAKAWIRANPDSHTQPWDQKGFRYPGGDAVHPRIRQTAIMAPAMLYKKTRGLLPAPEKILDIAVTSMKMNFDAALRMETRRFIGLMASKEAKAAISTFFFGTQAVKSGKVRPEGDRWQAGSAAVLGAGMMGSGIAYAHAKRGLPTQLKDTDMANAERGKGYSERLCDKALSRGRLDEAGKAALLDRITPTTGNAAAGSIDIVIEAVFEDIGLKEKVIADTWPMLAQDGIYGSNTSTLPISILAEACPDPTRFIGLHFFSPVDRMKVVEIIVGDKTSEETLRKAYDYVQQIGYMPIVVNDARGFFTSRVFGTFMDEGCQLLSDGMAPAAIERAAWLAGMPVGPLQVFDEVSLILSQKVRKTHEALDQRLGVDSKFGAHNTATSRITDAMIDMGRGGRQYGGGFYDYDAEGGRTLWDGLGQFARGNSEVSLRDAIDRILYRQAIETLRCMDEGVLNTEVEANLGGIFAIGFPAHTGGAIQFIRGEGIEAFAARARELAAEYGDRFAVPDSIYDRLRDDKAQAA, from the coding sequence ATGGAAGATTTTATCTACGAAAAGGACGCCAATGGCATCGTGACCGTCACGATGGACATGCAGGGGCAGAACGCAAACACCATGAACGCGCGGTTCGAGCCGGGCATGCGCGCGATCTGCGACCGGCTGGAGGCCGAAGAGGGGCTGGCGGGCGTGATCTTCGCCTCGGCCAAGCCCACTTTCTTTGCGGGCGGTGACCTGAACGACATTCTCGCGACCGAAACCGCCGACGAAGCCACGTTTGCGCATGTCGAAGCGAACAAGGCCGTCTACCGGCGGCTCGAGAAACTGCCGGTTCCCGTGGTTTCGGCCATCAATGGCGCGGCGCTGGGCGGCGGATATGAACTGTGCCTTGCCTGCAATCACCGTATCGTCGTGACCGATCCCAGGGCGGTGGTCGGCCTGCCCGAAGTGACGCTGGGCCTGCTGCCCGGCGCCGGCGGTGTCGTGCGGCTGACGGCGAAACTGGGGTTGGAAAAGGCGCTGCCGTTTCTCCTGGAGGGCAAACAGGTTCGCCCGGATGCAGCGCTTGCGGCCGGGCTCGTGGATGAGATCGTCGCGGATCGCGACCAGCTTGTCCCGGCGGCGAAGGCATGGATCAGGGCCAACCCCGACAGCCACACCCAGCCCTGGGATCAAAAGGGTTTCCGCTATCCCGGCGGCGACGCGGTGCATCCGCGGATTCGGCAGACCGCCATCATGGCCCCGGCGATGCTCTACAAGAAGACACGGGGCCTCTTGCCCGCGCCGGAAAAGATCCTCGATATCGCCGTGACCTCGATGAAGATGAATTTCGACGCGGCCCTGCGGATGGAAACGCGCCGTTTCATCGGGCTCATGGCCTCGAAAGAGGCCAAGGCCGCGATCTCGACCTTCTTCTTCGGCACGCAGGCCGTGAAATCCGGCAAGGTCCGCCCCGAAGGTGACCGCTGGCAGGCCGGGTCGGCCGCGGTGCTCGGCGCCGGCATGATGGGCTCGGGTATCGCCTATGCCCATGCAAAACGCGGCCTTCCGACCCAGCTCAAGGACACCGACATGGCCAATGCCGAGCGCGGTAAGGGCTATTCGGAGAGGCTCTGCGACAAGGCGCTGTCGCGGGGGAGGCTGGACGAGGCGGGCAAGGCCGCGCTTCTGGACCGGATCACCCCTACAACCGGGAACGCGGCGGCCGGGAGCATCGACATCGTCATCGAGGCGGTGTTCGAAGATATCGGGTTGAAGGAAAAGGTCATCGCCGACACCTGGCCGATGCTGGCCCAGGACGGGATCTATGGCTCGAACACATCGACCCTGCCGATCTCGATCCTGGCGGAGGCCTGCCCTGACCCGACCCGGTTCATCGGGCTTCACTTCTTTTCGCCGGTCGACCGGATGAAGGTGGTCGAGATCATCGTCGGCGACAAGACCAGCGAGGAAACCCTGCGCAAGGCCTATGACTACGTCCAGCAGATCGGCTACATGCCCATCGTCGTGAATGACGCCCGGGGGTTCTTTACCAGCCGCGTCTTTGGCACCTTCATGGACGAGGGTTGCCAGTTGCTGTCGGATGGCATGGCACCCGCTGCCATCGAACGCGCCGCCTGGCTGGCGGGTATGCCGGTCGGGCCGCTTCAGGTCTTTGACGAGGTTTCGCTGATCCTCAGCCAGAAGGTGCGCAAGACCCATGAGGCGCTGGACCAGCGGCTCGGGGTCGACAGCAAGTTCGGCGCCCACAATACCGCAACGTCCAGGATCACCGACGCGATGATCGACATGGGCCGCGGTGGACGGCAATATGGCGGCGGGTTCTATGACTATGACGCAGAAGGCGGGCGCACGCTCTGGGACGGGCTTGGCCAGTTTGCGCGGGGCAATTCCGAGGTCTCGCTGCGGGATGCGATCGACCGCATCCTCTATCGGCAGGCCATCGAAACGCTGCGCTGCATGGATGAAGGCGTGTTGAATACCGAGGTCGAGGCCAATCTGGGCGGCATCTTCGCCATCGGATTCCCCGCCCATACCGGCGGCGCGATCCAGTTCATCCGGGGCGAGGGGATCGAGGCATTCGCCGCGCGCGCCCGCGAACTGGCCGCGGAGTATGGCGACCGTTTCGCCGTGCCCGACAGCATCTATGACCGATTGCGCGACGATAAGGCGCAAGCGGCATGA
- a CDS encoding CmpA/NrtA family ABC transporter substrate-binding protein, translating into MKEFLLGLAASTALTALASPASAEMLDLEKDELTLGFIKLTDMAPLAVAYENGYFLDEGLFVTLEAQANWKVLLDGLIDGQLDGAHMLAGQPLAATIGFGTEAHIVTPFSMDLNGNGITVSNEVWERMQPHIARMDDGRPQHPISASALAPVVDEFRAEGRAFNMGMVFPVSTHNYELRYWLAAGGLHPGYYSPENTLGQIGADVLLSVTPPPQMPATLEAGTIHGYCVGEPWNQQAVFKGIGVPVITDHQLWKNNPEKVFGITAEFAGENPNTTLAVTKALIRAAMWLDENGNANRTEAVEILSRPEYVGADYDVIANSMTGFFEFEKGDRRDIPDFNVFFRYNATYPFYSDAIWYLTQMRRWGQIDEAKPDSWYDAVARSVYKPEIYLEAARLLVEDGLADAADFPWDSDGYKAPTPAADVIDAIPYDGRTPNAYLESLPIGLKAGQRVVGTDVES; encoded by the coding sequence ATGAAAGAGTTTCTTCTCGGCCTCGCCGCCTCGACCGCGCTGACCGCGCTGGCGAGCCCCGCATCTGCGGAAATGCTCGATCTGGAAAAGGATGAACTGACCCTTGGCTTCATCAAGCTGACGGATATGGCCCCGCTCGCCGTAGCCTATGAAAATGGCTATTTCCTCGACGAGGGGCTGTTCGTCACGCTGGAAGCGCAGGCCAACTGGAAGGTGCTGCTCGACGGGTTGATCGACGGGCAGCTGGACGGCGCCCATATGCTGGCCGGCCAGCCGCTGGCCGCGACCATCGGTTTCGGCACCGAGGCACATATCGTCACGCCGTTTTCCATGGACCTGAACGGCAACGGCATCACCGTGTCGAACGAGGTCTGGGAAAGGATGCAGCCGCATATCGCCCGGATGGACGATGGCCGCCCGCAACACCCGATCAGCGCATCGGCGCTGGCGCCGGTGGTCGATGAGTTCAGGGCTGAGGGCAGGGCCTTCAACATGGGCATGGTCTTTCCGGTGTCGACCCATAATTACGAACTGCGCTACTGGCTGGCCGCCGGTGGCCTGCATCCGGGCTATTACAGTCCCGAAAACACGCTGGGCCAGATCGGCGCGGATGTGCTGCTCTCGGTGACCCCGCCACCGCAGATGCCCGCGACGCTGGAGGCCGGCACGATCCACGGCTATTGCGTCGGCGAGCCGTGGAACCAGCAGGCGGTGTTCAAGGGCATCGGCGTGCCGGTCATCACCGACCACCAGCTGTGGAAGAACAACCCCGAGAAGGTCTTTGGCATCACCGCCGAGTTTGCCGGCGAAAATCCCAACACCACGCTGGCCGTGACCAAGGCGTTGATCCGCGCGGCCATGTGGCTGGACGAGAACGGGAACGCCAACCGCACCGAGGCCGTGGAGATCCTGTCGCGGCCCGAATATGTCGGCGCGGATTACGATGTGATCGCCAACTCGATGACCGGATTCTTTGAATTCGAAAAGGGCGACAGGCGCGACATTCCCGATTTCAACGTGTTCTTCCGCTACAATGCCACCTACCCGTTCTATTCCGATGCGATCTGGTACCTGACCCAGATGCGCCGCTGGGGCCAGATCGACGAGGCCAAACCCGACAGCTGGTATGACGCGGTGGCCCGGTCCGTCTACAAGCCCGAGATCTATCTCGAGGCGGCGCGCCTGCTGGTCGAGGACGGGTTGGCCGATGCGGCCGATTTCCCCTGGGACAGCGATGGCTACAAGGCGCCGACACCCGCCGCCGATGTCATCGACGCCATCCCCTATGACGGCCGCACGCCCAACGCCTATCTCGAAAGCCTGCCGATCGGGTTGAAGGCGGGGCAGCGCGTCGTCGGCACCGATGTCGAAAGCTGA
- a CDS encoding acetyl-CoA C-acetyltransferase — translation MAETAYIYDAIRTPRSKGKADGALHEVKPIHLVTTLLNEMQARHDLDTSRVDDVMLGCVMPVMEQGAVLPKIALQKAGWDESVAGAQVNRFCASGLDTFNTAAAKVASGWEDLVCAGGYESMSRVPMGADGGPMGEDPETAFDTGFVPQGIGADLIATIEGWSRDDVDAFALESQKRAAHARDSGWFDRSVVPVTDENGLVVLDRDDFIKPDTDMQKLGALKPSFASPGALGFDAVACARYPQIERINHVHTPGNSSGIVDGASLVMVGNERVGRDLGLDPRGRVVSVALTATDPTIMLTGPGPASEKALAKAGLTIDDIDLVEINEAFASVALRLQKDLRVPDEKLNVVGGAIAMGHPLGATGGCLVSTMLDELERRQLNRALICMCVGGGMGIASIIERL, via the coding sequence ATGGCTGAAACGGCCTATATCTACGACGCCATTCGCACGCCGCGATCGAAGGGCAAGGCGGATGGGGCATTGCACGAGGTGAAACCCATCCATCTCGTGACGACCCTGCTGAACGAGATGCAGGCACGGCACGATCTGGATACGTCGCGTGTCGATGACGTGATGCTGGGCTGCGTGATGCCGGTGATGGAACAGGGCGCCGTGCTGCCCAAGATCGCGCTTCAGAAGGCCGGCTGGGACGAAAGCGTGGCCGGCGCACAGGTCAACCGGTTCTGCGCCAGCGGTCTCGACACGTTCAACACCGCCGCGGCCAAGGTGGCGTCGGGCTGGGAGGATCTGGTCTGCGCGGGCGGCTACGAATCGATGTCCCGCGTGCCGATGGGCGCCGATGGCGGCCCGATGGGCGAAGACCCCGAAACCGCATTCGACACCGGGTTCGTGCCGCAGGGGATCGGCGCCGACCTGATCGCCACGATCGAAGGCTGGTCGCGCGATGACGTGGATGCGTTTGCGCTGGAAAGCCAGAAGCGCGCCGCACATGCCCGCGATTCGGGCTGGTTCGATCGCTCGGTTGTCCCGGTCACAGACGAGAACGGCCTTGTCGTTCTGGACAGGGACGATTTCATCAAGCCGGACACGGACATGCAGAAGCTGGGCGCGCTGAAACCCAGCTTTGCATCCCCCGGCGCGCTCGGTTTCGACGCGGTGGCATGTGCCAGATACCCGCAGATCGAACGGATCAACCATGTCCACACGCCGGGCAATTCCAGCGGCATCGTCGACGGGGCCTCGCTGGTGATGGTGGGCAATGAACGTGTTGGCAGGGATCTCGGCCTCGATCCGCGCGGCCGGGTCGTCTCGGTGGCCCTGACCGCCACCGACCCGACGATCATGCTCACCGGTCCCGGCCCGGCGTCTGAAAAGGCGCTCGCCAAGGCCGGGCTGACCATCGACGACATCGACCTCGTGGAAATCAACGAAGCCTTCGCCAGTGTCGCCCTGCGCCTGCAGAAGGACCTGCGCGTGCCGGACGAGAAACTGAACGTGGTGGGCGGCGCGATTGCCATGGGCCACCCGCTCGGCGCCACCGGCGGCTGCCTGGTCTCGACCATGCTGGACGAATTGGAGCGCCGGCAGCTGAACCGCGCATTGATCTGCATGTGCGTCGGCGGCGGCATGGGTATTGCCTCTATCATCGAACGTTTGTGA